In Nocardioides nitrophenolicus, the genomic window TCGGTCAGGTGGCGGCCGGTCACGGGATCGAGCAGGTCGCGGTACTTGTCGAGTCCCTTCTGCACGGCTCGCGCGTTGGCGAGCGCACGCTCCTCGTCGAGGTTGAGCTGTCCGTCGCGCTCCCGCTCACCGTCGCGGTCGAGGTCGCGGGCCAGGTCGCCGCGGTTGGCCCGGTCGCGGTCGGCCATCGGTACGCCGGCGGCCTGGCCGACCAGGGCGGGCTGGGCGGTGATCAGGGCGGTGCGCTCGGCCGGGCTCAGCCCGCGCCACCACTCGGCGAGAGCGACCGGGTCTCCCCGCAGCCGACGCAGCCGGCCGGCGAGCACGCCGGGGTCGGGCCGGGCCGGGTCGGCCGCGGTCGCCATGCCCTCCGGGACGCTGTCGACCTCGCGCAGCGCGGTGACCAGGGCGGCCTCCGCCTGCTCCCGGTCGGCACGCCAGGCGTCGACCCGGTCGCGCAGCTCACCGGCCCGCGCCGCCAGGGCGGCGGCACGGCGCCGCAGCTCGGGCAGCCGGCTCTCGGCGGCGACCAGCACGTCGGCCGCCAGCGCGTCGATCTCGCCGTTGAGCACGGTGCGCTCCCCGTCGAGCCGGGCCCGCCTCGCGAGCAGGCGCACCAGGCGCTCGCCGAACCGGTCCACCGCCGTCACCGCCCGGTCGAGCGCCGCGACCCCCGCGTCGAGTCGGACCGCGACCCGGGTGGCGGCGTGCTCGTGGGCCCGGGCGGTGTCGCCCTCCCAGGCGGGCGCGGCGATCGAGGCCGCCCAGCCGTGGACGTCGGCGATCGCGATCGCGGCGGCGCGCAGGTCGGTGGCCAGGTCCTGCGCGCCGGCCGGCGTGGAGGTCAGCAGCGGACAGGCCGGGACGTGGGCGGGGACGTGGACCAGGGTCACGGCCGGCTCCGCTCCGTCGCGGCGGACTCCGCCCACGGCAGCAGCGCCCGCAGCCGGTCGGCCTGCACCCGGTCGACGAGGACGAGCAGGCGATGGAAGAAGTCCGCGTCGTCGGCGTGCTCCTGGGCCAGGCGGGCCAGGGCCCGGACCTCCTCGACCCAGGGCTCGGCGAACGCCGTCACGGCCGCCGTGACCGCGGCCGAGAGGTCGTCGCCGGACATCCGGGCCAGGCGGCGCCAGGCGCCGTCGAGCTGGTCGGCGGCCGCGTCCCAGCGGCCGCGGGTCGCCGCGAGCACGGCGTACGGGATCTCGAGGGTGAT contains:
- a CDS encoding alpha/beta hydrolase, which translates into the protein MTLVHVPAHVPACPLLTSTPAGAQDLATDLRAAAIAIADVHGWAASIAAPAWEGDTARAHEHAATRVAVRLDAGVAALDRAVTAVDRFGERLVRLLARRARLDGERTVLNGEIDALAADVLVAAESRLPELRRRAAALAARAGELRDRVDAWRADREQAEAALVTALREVDSVPEGMATAADPARPDPGVLAGRLRRLRGDPVALAEWWRGLSPAERTALITAQPALVGQAAGVPMADRDRANRGDLARDLDRDGERERDGQLNLDEERALANARAVQKGLDKYRDLLDPVTGRHLTELVVYTPELHSGDGGVAVAFGDPDTADHVSVTVPGLTTDTGSVSGNLPKTLDLHQAAVAEGQGSVASVYWADYDAPNGNPLDPLDPLGRSDVDGVALPVKAAAGGERLLDFVAGVRASDQGPPAQLTVVGHSYGSTTLGHALLGGLPVDDAVLLGSPGVPAATAGELTDAQVWVGSKDHDPVSLLGSGDRGGLGPLGHDPADVAFGGTRFATGDGGLRAEELLANHTSYFTGASLANVGHVVVGADEEVVEQPSRGADGGGHLTLPELLATASAASVADGLAEAGTWLWEHGPLGAMS